The sequence GTCGAAAGGTTCGTTGCCGTCATAGGTGAGATTGTTGATGACGCCCGGGGCGCCCGTCGAGAGGGCGTTCTTAACGACATCGTTGCCTTCTCCGTCATACTCTTTCAGCAGGAGCTCGGGGATCGGCGCCACCAGCCATTTGCCGCTCTGCGACAAGAGATAGACACGGCCCGAACCGAAGGGCTGAAGTTTCGACAGGCCTTCTGCGAGCGATGCGAGCGAGATGTCGACGCCTGAGACGCCGATCATCTTTCCATTCGACAGCACCGGATAGGCGATCGAGCTCATTGCCGTGGGGACGTCGGTATCTTGCGCCGTGTAAGGCTGGCTGATCGCGCCCTTGCCGCTCTTTGCGGCTAGGCTGTACCACTCGGCGGCATAGTCGGCCTTGAAAGTGGAGTACTGAATTTCGTTGTTCCGGTTCTTGGACCAGTAGGGCGTGAAGATACCCTCTTCATTGGCGCCCATTTCCGCGTTGTTGACCAGTTCGTCCTTGCGCCCGTCGAACGCCTTCGGCTCCTCTGCGAACCAGCTGCCGAAGGCGAACGGATTCTGTTCAAGGCTGGCGCGGAGCACGTTGATGACACCGGCCCGGTCCATCGACTTGGCCGCATGGCTGCGGCCGAGAATGCCGGCCATGGAGCGCGCAGCGCTCGACAGTTCGCCGATGCCGCTCGCGATATCGCCGGCAATGGCCTTGGCCTCGCCGCGCGCCTGCTCGAATACGAGCGTCTCGACGCGGTCCTGCGTCTGGGAGATGAGAACGAAATTCGACGCGAGCAGCACGAGGGCAATCGTGCCGCCGGTCACGGCGATCAGCTTGGTCGCCAGCGATTTGGCCTGGAACTTAAACATGAAATCCTCACGTACTGACGGGTCCGCAGGTTTGCGGCCCGCGGCGTGACGCATTCCGAATTGTGGGATGAAACTCCATCATGGAGCGCCAGATGCCGACCGGCATGAAGGAGGCGGCCAAACCCATGAAGGCCAGCCTTCTGACGTCTGAATAGACGATCAAATATTAAGATCCGGCCAACGCTTGAGCCGATTCCTGCAGCGCTTCCGCGAAATTTATGCGGCAAGCACCCTCGCCGCGACATATGCTGGCCGAATTGCGAAATGCGCCTGCTGCATGATTCTCTGAGCAGCAAAAACCATGCAGCAGTTCAAAATGTTATAGCGGTCATTCTGCGCCCGAAAAGCAGCGCGGCGGTGTAATGCCCTTGATCAGCGTGGCCATCTCAGAGATGGGTGGCGACCTCGGATGCCAGAGGGATGGACGGCTGCGCGCCCGGCTTCAGGCAGGCGAGCGATCCTGCGACCGCAGCGCGGCGCAGCGCATCGGCGAAGGAGAGGCCCATGTCGAGACTTGCGGCCAGGTAACCGCAGAACGTATCGCCGGCTCCGACCGTGTCGACGGGCTCGATCGTCAGTCCCTTGGCGCGATGGACTTCGCCCTCATGGACGGCCACAACGCCCTCGGCACCGAGCGTGACGATCACCGTCTGGCCCGTTTCGCCGTGAAGGCGTCTCATCGCCGCTTCGCGTTCCGCGCCGGCGATGTCACTTTTTCCCGCCAGCAGTTCGAATTCCGTCTCGTTTGCGATCACGATATCTGCCATGCGGCCGAGGCGCGCGGCTTCCGCTGTCAGCGGCGCGATGTTGACGATCGATCGGATGCCCTTGCGCTTGGCTTCGACGAGCGCCTTCTCGACCGAGGCGGCCGGGATTTCGAGCTGCAGCATCAGCGTGTCGCCGGGCGACATTCCCGCGATCGCCGAGGCGGCATCGCTCTCGCTCACCGTCGCATTGGCGCTGGCGACGACGACGATGACGTTCTCGCCATCGCCGCCGACGATGATATGGGCGGTGCCGGTCGGCTCATCGACGGTCTTGGTGAGACCAAGATCGGTGCCGGCTTCCTTCAGCAACGCGAGCGCGCTCTCCGCGAAACTGTCGGATCCGACCGCGCCGGCCATGTGCACGGAGGCGCCGGCCCGGCGCGCGGCCAACGCCTGGTTCGCGCCCTTGCCGCCGGCGGCCGTGGAGAAACCCGTTCCGGCGACCGTCTCGCCGGGTTTCGGAAGCCGTGCGGTCGTAGCGATCAGGTCCATGTTGATGGACCCAAAAACAGTAATCATGTGGAGATGTCCCGTCGGGTTGCTGATTTTTGCCGGAGAGTGCCCGACGCCGTCAGTCTTCGTCAACCACCCGCAGTTTCAATTGGCCCAGTCGGCCGTCCACGGCGCGTTCGCCCCTGTCGCCCTTGTCACCCTTGTCGCCCCTGTGGCCTTGCCCCGGCGGTGCCTCGGCTTCGAGTTCCAGGGCCTCGATCTTGGCGCCGCGCCGCGTCAGTTTGTCCGAAGAGATGAGGATCTCGTCGATGTCTTTCTGGGTAATGGCAAAATGCCCTTGCAGCTTCCGCACCCGCTCGTCGAGGCGCGACAGGTCGTCCATCAGCCGCACGACTTCGCCTTGGATCAGATGGGCCTGCTCGCGCATGCGGGCATCCTTCAGGATCGCCTGGATCACTTGGATCGACAGAAGCAGCAGCGACGGTGAGACGATGACGATTCGCTGACGGTGGGCCTTCTGCACCACCGCTTCGAAATGCTCGTGGATCTCCGCAAAGATCGATTCGGAGGGCACGAACAGGAAAGCCGTGTCCTGCGTTTCGCCCGGCAGGAGATACTTGCTGGCGATATCGCGGATATGCACTTCCATGTCGCGGCGGAACGATTGCGCCGCCTGCTGCCGCCGCTCGGCACTCGGTGCGTCGCGCATGGCATTCCAGGCTTCGAGCGGAAACTTGGCGTCGATGACGAGCGGCGGCTGATCGTTCGGCATGCGGATCGTGCAATCCGGCCGTGCGCCGTTGGAGAGTGTCGCCTGGAAGGCAAAGGCACCCATCGGCAGCCCGTCGGCGACGATCGCTTCCATGCGGGACTGGCCAAAGGCGCCGCGCGTCTGCTTGTTCGCAAGAATGCTCTGGAGGCCGGCCATGTCTTTTGCGAGCGACTGTATGTTGCTCTGGGCATTGTCGATCACGGCGAGCCGCTCCTGCAGCCGCCGCAGATTTTCATGCGTCGCCTTCGTCTGCTCGCTGATCGAGGCGCCGATCCGATGCGTCATGCCGTCGATGCGCTGGCTGATCGCCTGGTTCAGTTCGGCCTGTCGCGTACCGAAGACTTCGGCCATCGCGGCGATGCGTCCCTGCATTTCGGTCTGTGCCGCAACCAGCGCGGACATCTGCTCATCGCGTTCTTCGGCACGGTTCGCATGAGCGCGGCGCAGGCTGACAGCGGTCAGCAAAGCCATCAGGACGGCGGCCGCCGTTATAAGATGGCCCGCTGTCACGGCCAAGGTGCCAAGCAGGAACAACGGCTGGTCGAAGGAAAATACGGTGGATTCCATCGCCGCAGCCTAACAGATTCGTTCCCGAAGACCAGATCAAAACGAGAACAGAAAACGTCGGCGCTTCGATCGGCTGGCACAACCCTGCGCCCTCAAAGCGTCGGCAAATTTCTTGCGCCCGGGCGGAAAGATCGGCTATGGGATCAGCATGACGATCAAACCGCTCATCATCCTTCCCGATCCGGTCCTGCGCCAGGTTTCAACGCCGGTAGAGACCGTTGACGCCGATATTCGTCGCCTCACCGACGATATGCTCGAGACCATGTATGATGCGCCGGGCATCGGCCTTGCGGCGATCCAGATCGGCGTGCCGAAGCGCCTGCTCGTTCTCGACGTGTCGAAGGAGGGCGAAGAGAGAAAGCCGCTCGTCTTCATCAACCCCAAGATCGTCAAATCGTCCGAGGAGCGCTCGGTCTACGAAGAGGGCTGCCTGTCGATCCCGGACTATTATGCCGAGGTTGAACGGCCGGCAGCGATCACCGTCGAATATGTCGATCGTGAGGGCAAGGAGCAGACAGTGGAAGCCGATGGCCTGCTCGCCACCTGCCTGCAACACGAGATCGATCATCTGAACGGTGTTTTGTTCATAGACCATATATCCAAGCTCAAGCGCGATATGGTGATCCGCAGGTTCACCAAGGCGGCGAAGACACGCGGCGCCAAGGCGATTTGATCGTGCCCGCGTTCCGAATCGCGCGGTAAGCGGCGCTTGAATTTGGCCGGCGTCCGGTTTCGGGCAATTGAGAGAGACGGAGTTCGCCGCCTTGTCGCTGCGCATTATTTTCATGGGCACCCCGGAATTCTCTGTACCGACGCTCTCGGCGCTCACCGAGGCCGGTCACCGGATTGTTGCGGTCTACACGCAGCCGCCGCGCCCCGGTGGGCGGCGCGGCCTCGACCTTAAGAAGTCACCGGTGCATCAGGCGGCCGAGCTTCTCGGCGTTCCGGTCCTGACGCCGCCGAACTTCAAGAATGCAGCGGATCGCCAGACCTTCCGCGATTTCAATGCCGACGTGGCGGTGGTCGTTGCCTATGGCCTGCTCCTGCCCGAGGAGATCCTCTCGGGCACGCGCTATGGCTGCTATAACGGACATGCGTCGCTCCTGCCCCGCTGGCGGGGCGCCGCGCCGATTCAGCGGGCGATCATGGCAGGCGATCATGAGACTGGCATGATGGTGATGAAGATGGACAAGGGGCTCGACACCGGCCCCGTCGCGCTTTCCAAGCCCGTGGCAATCGACGAAACGATGACCGCCGGCGAGTTGCACGACAAGCTGATGTGGGTCGGCGCGGCGCTGATGAAAGAGGCGATGGACAAGCTCGAGGCAGGCGACTTGCCGTTGACGCCGCAGCCGGAGGAGGGGCCCGTTTACGCGGCCAAGATCACGAAGGACGAAACCAGGATCGATTTCAGCAAGCCCGCACGCGATGTGCACAACCACATCCGTGGCCTCTCGCCATTTCCCGGCGCCTGGTTCGAACTGGAGATTGCCGGCCGGCCCGAACGGATCAAGGTTCTCGGCTCCGAGATCGCGGAAGGGACGGCGTCGCACGGTATCGTCCTAGACGACGCCTTGACGATTGCGTGCGGTGAAGGTGCGGTGAGGCCGACCAGCCTGCAGAGAGCGGGCGGAAAGGTGCTCGCCACCGCGGAATTCCTGCGCGGAACGCCGATTGCCGCCGGCACGAGGATCGCCTGATGCCGCGCTATCGCCTGACCGTCGAATATGACGGTTCCGATTACGTCGGCTGGCAGCGGCAGGAAAACGGGCCTTCCGTTCAGGGGGCGATCGAGAAGGCTATCCTGTCGTTGACGGGGGGGACGGTTTCGGTCCGGGGCGCGGGACGCACGGATTCCGGCGTTCACGCCATGGGCCAGGTGGCGCATGCGGACTTATCGCGCGAATGGAAGACGCATACGCTTCGCAACG is a genomic window of Sinorhizobium numidicum containing:
- a CDS encoding ribokinase; its protein translation is MITVFGSINMDLIATTARLPKPGETVAGTGFSTAAGGKGANQALAARRAGASVHMAGAVGSDSFAESALALLKEAGTDLGLTKTVDEPTGTAHIIVGGDGENVIVVVASANATVSESDAASAIAGMSPGDTLMLQLEIPAASVEKALVEAKRKGIRSIVNIAPLTAEAARLGRMADIVIANETEFELLAGKSDIAGAEREAAMRRLHGETGQTVIVTLGAEGVVAVHEGEVHRAKGLTIEPVDTVGAGDTFCGYLAASLDMGLSFADALRRAAVAGSLACLKPGAQPSIPLASEVATHL
- a CDS encoding DNA recombination protein RmuC; protein product: MESTVFSFDQPLFLLGTLAVTAGHLITAAAVLMALLTAVSLRRAHANRAEERDEQMSALVAAQTEMQGRIAAMAEVFGTRQAELNQAISQRIDGMTHRIGASISEQTKATHENLRRLQERLAVIDNAQSNIQSLAKDMAGLQSILANKQTRGAFGQSRMEAIVADGLPMGAFAFQATLSNGARPDCTIRMPNDQPPLVIDAKFPLEAWNAMRDAPSAERRQQAAQSFRRDMEVHIRDIASKYLLPGETQDTAFLFVPSESIFAEIHEHFEAVVQKAHRQRIVIVSPSLLLLSIQVIQAILKDARMREQAHLIQGEVVRLMDDLSRLDERVRKLQGHFAITQKDIDEILISSDKLTRRGAKIEALELEAEAPPGQGHRGDKGDKGDRGERAVDGRLGQLKLRVVDED
- the def gene encoding peptide deformylase, yielding MTIKPLIILPDPVLRQVSTPVETVDADIRRLTDDMLETMYDAPGIGLAAIQIGVPKRLLVLDVSKEGEERKPLVFINPKIVKSSEERSVYEEGCLSIPDYYAEVERPAAITVEYVDREGKEQTVEADGLLATCLQHEIDHLNGVLFIDHISKLKRDMVIRRFTKAAKTRGAKAI
- the fmt gene encoding methionyl-tRNA formyltransferase translates to MSLRIIFMGTPEFSVPTLSALTEAGHRIVAVYTQPPRPGGRRGLDLKKSPVHQAAELLGVPVLTPPNFKNAADRQTFRDFNADVAVVVAYGLLLPEEILSGTRYGCYNGHASLLPRWRGAAPIQRAIMAGDHETGMMVMKMDKGLDTGPVALSKPVAIDETMTAGELHDKLMWVGAALMKEAMDKLEAGDLPLTPQPEEGPVYAAKITKDETRIDFSKPARDVHNHIRGLSPFPGAWFELEIAGRPERIKVLGSEIAEGTASHGIVLDDALTIACGEGAVRPTSLQRAGGKVLATAEFLRGTPIAAGTRIA